CGCTCCGGCGCACCCGGCCGAGGCCTTGGCGGCGTCGTGGCGCTTGCGCACGGACTCGCACCCGGCCATGCAGGCGTCGATGTCCGGCAGGGGGTGTCCCACGGCCTCCAGGTATTCCCCGCACAGGGCCACGGGGTCGCAGTTGGCCTTGCGGCCGCCGCCCTGGTGGCAATAGCCCAGAAATTCCGAGTCGGTCATGGGGGCGCGCGCCGAGCACGCGCCCAGCGCGAGCAGTGCGAGCAGCGCGAGCAGGGCCAGAGCCAAATGCCGGGCGAGAGCCTTGGCGGATGATGCTTGGGTGCGTTTCATGTCTCGCGTGGTCCTCCTCTTCGGTCGCGTTGCGGTGACACAATTCCCGGGCATAGTCCACCGCATCCCCGGGAAACTTTGACGCGGCCCCGCCTTCGCGCTATCACGCTGAAAGAATCGGCCGTGTCGCGCCCCGGCGTCCCGCGGGGGCAGGGCGGCCGGGAGGAGGTGCGTCCGTGACCTGGAACGCCCCCGTGATCTGGACCCTGGCGGGCCTGGCGCTCATCGTGCTGGAGGCCTTCCTGCCCGGGCTGGTGGTGCTCTTCTTCGGCCTGGGCGCGCTGGCGGCGGCCCTGGCGGCGTGGCTCTTCGATCCCTCCCTTTCCGTGCAGTTCCTGGTGTTCACCGGGGCCTCCCTGGCCTCCCTGGCGCTTTTGCGCCGCCGCTTCGCCCAGGCCTTCCAGGGCCGCGTGGGCGCGGGCGACGCGCGCGTGGAGGCCATCGACTCCCTGGTGGGCGAGGACGGCGTGGTCAGCGAGGCCGTCCCGGCCGGGGGCCTTGGCCGCGTGAAGGTGCGAGGCAGCTTCTACGCCGCGCGAAGCGCGCAGGCCCTGGCGGCGGGCGCGCCGGTGCGCGTGACGGACGACCCCCGGGGGGACCGCTCGATCCTCACCGTGGAAGGCAAGGTTTGACCATGGAGGAAAGCATGCTCGTGGTGACCATTTCCCTGGCCGTGTTCGTGGTGGTGCTGCTCGCACTGAGCGTGACCATCGTCCCCCAGCAGAGCGCCTACATCGTGGAGCGCCTGGGCAAGTACAACCGCAGCCTGGAGGCGGGCTTCCACGTGCTCCTGCCCGTGCTGGACCGCGTTTCCTACAAATTCTCCCTCAAAGAGGAGGTGGTGGACACCCCCTCCCAGCCCTGCATCACCAAGGACAATGTGACCGTCCACGTGGACGGGCTGTGCTACATCAAGGTGAACGATCCGCGCCTGGCGGCCTATGGCATCTCCAACTACCGCGTGGCCGCCACCCAGCTGGCCCAGACCTCCCTGCGTTCGGCCATCGGCAAGATCACCCTGGACAAGACCTTCGAGGAGCGCGAGGTGATCAACTCCGAGGTGGTCAAGGCCGTGGACGAGGCCGCCATGGGCTGGGGCGTGAAGGTGATGCGTTTCGAGATCAAGGACATCGCCCCCCCCGAGTCGGTGAAGAAGGCCATGGAGGCCCAGATGACCGCCGAGCGCGAGAAGCGCGCCCAGATCGCCCTGGCCGAGGGGCAGAAACAGGCGGCCATCAACATCTCGGAGGGCCAGATGCAGCAGGCCATCAACCTCTCCGAGGGCGACAAGCAGCGCCAGATCAACGAGGCCGAGGGGCGCAGCCGCCAGATCGAGCTGGTGGGCGCGGCCACGGCCCAGGCCCTGCGCCAGGTGGCCGAGGCCCTCAACGGCGAGGGCGGGCTCACGGCGGCCAACCTGCGCGTCACCGAGCAGTACGTGGAGGCCTTCGGCAAACTGGCCAGGGAGTCCACGGCGCTCATCGTGCCCCAGAACGTGGCCGACGTGGCCGGGCTGGTGGCCACGGCCATGCAGACCGTGAAAAAGACCGGGTAGCCCCGCGCGCGGCCCGGGCATGAACGACGCCCGGCGCATCGGCCATTGGGCCGACGCGCCGGGCGTTTTTCGCGTGCTTCGCGGCCGGGTCAGCGCCTCGGCAGGGCTGTCCTCGGGCTGGCCGATCCGGGCAGGCTCCCGACGGCTCCGCCGCCCCCCGCCAGCTGCCCGGAGAGGCCGAGCAGATCCTGCGAGAGACCTGCCAGATCCCGGGTGGCCTGGGCGGTCTGGGCCGAGCCGTCCTGGGCCTGGGCCGAAAGCTGGGCGATGTCCTCGATGCTGCGGTTGATCTCTTCGGCGGCGGCGGACTGCTCCTCGGCGGCGGTGGCGATCTGGGTCACTTCCGAGACCATGTCGCGGATGCGTCCTCTGATCTCCTCCAGGGCCGTGCCCGCCTGCTGCGTGGAGACGGTGGATGCGCCCACCTGCTCCTCGGTCTCGCGCATGGAGGCCACGGCGTTGCGCGAGCCGTTCTGAATCTCCAGGATGGAGCTTTCCACCTCGCGGGTGGCCACCATGGTCTTTTCGGCCAGCTTGCGCACCTCGTCGGCCACCACCGCGAAGCCCCGGCCCGCCTCGCCCGCGCGCGCGGCCTCGATGGCGGCGTTGAGGGCCAGGAGGTTGGTCTGGTCCGCGATGTCGTTGATCACGCCGATGATGCGACCGATCTCGGCCGCGCGGCCGTCCAGGGCCTGGAGCACCTGCCCCAGCCTGGCCGTGGACCCGGCCACCTGGTGGATGCCTTCCACGGCCTCGCGCACGCGCGCCGTCCCGGCCTCGGCGGCATGGTCGGCCTGTTCCGCGCCCGTGGAGGCCTTGGCCGCGTTCTTGGCCACCTCCAGCACGGTGGCGGTCATCTCTTCCATGGCCGTGGCCACGGTCTCGGACTCCTGCTTCTGCTTCACGGCGCCGCGCGCCTGCTCGTCGGCCGTGGCCGAGAGCTCCTCGGCGGCGGCGGCCATGCGCTGGGCCAGCTGGTCCACCTCGGAGGCCACGGCGAGCATGCGCTCCCCCGCCTCCTCCACCTGGCGCTTGCGGGCGTTGGCCTCGGTGAGGTCCACAAGCGACATCACCACGCCCAGAGCCTCGCCCTGTTTCTGGCGGATGCAGTCGATGTAGACGTGCACTTCGTGCTGTCGGCCG
The genomic region above belongs to Fundidesulfovibrio magnetotacticus and contains:
- a CDS encoding NfeD family protein encodes the protein MTWNAPVIWTLAGLALIVLEAFLPGLVVLFFGLGALAAALAAWLFDPSLSVQFLVFTGASLASLALLRRRFAQAFQGRVGAGDARVEAIDSLVGEDGVVSEAVPAGGLGRVKVRGSFYAARSAQALAAGAPVRVTDDPRGDRSILTVEGKV
- a CDS encoding SPFH domain-containing protein; the protein is MLVVTISLAVFVVVLLALSVTIVPQQSAYIVERLGKYNRSLEAGFHVLLPVLDRVSYKFSLKEEVVDTPSQPCITKDNVTVHVDGLCYIKVNDPRLAAYGISNYRVAATQLAQTSLRSAIGKITLDKTFEEREVINSEVVKAVDEAAMGWGVKVMRFEIKDIAPPESVKKAMEAQMTAEREKRAQIALAEGQKQAAINISEGQMQQAINLSEGDKQRQINEAEGRSRQIELVGAATAQALRQVAEALNGEGGLTAANLRVTEQYVEAFGKLARESTALIVPQNVADVAGLVATAMQTVKKTG
- a CDS encoding methyl-accepting chemotaxis protein, with translation MNPTLGIWTLGLGLSACVLAVHFIGNLYAALALCAAGLLAAWRIAAAVQAPLERLRAGLEKLHANPRDFLLDEVDSWKALGPLGELASRVVRHNMERRIYYRGAVDAVGAPFLMAGADGRITHASQSLLDFLGRPAADVLGKSVGQAVYGKDTGSLTEQVLRSCSKVSDERAITLWNGRQHEVHVYIDCIRQKQGEALGVVMSLVDLTEANARKRQVEEAGERMLAVASEVDQLAQRMAAAAEELSATADEQARGAVKQKQESETVATAMEEMTATVLEVAKNAAKASTGAEQADHAAEAGTARVREAVEGIHQVAGSTARLGQVLQALDGRAAEIGRIIGVINDIADQTNLLALNAAIEAARAGEAGRGFAVVADEVRKLAEKTMVATREVESSILEIQNGSRNAVASMRETEEQVGASTVSTQQAGTALEEIRGRIRDMVSEVTQIATAAEEQSAAAEEINRSIEDIAQLSAQAQDGSAQTAQATRDLAGLSQDLLGLSGQLAGGGGAVGSLPGSASPRTALPRR